A window of Nicotiana sylvestris chromosome 8, ASM39365v2, whole genome shotgun sequence genomic DNA:
TCACAGATGTATTCACTATTTGAATTTGATGGGCTCGATATTTATATTCTTATCACTGAAcccttttatatttttgaaattgtGGGTTCAAAAACTAATATTTATAGAAATTTTAGTAATTTTTGTATGTATACTGAGAGTATAATTATCGAGTTCAATCGAATCCGATATTTTTTATATAGATTTTtcaatatacatacatatacatatatatatatatatatatatattgaaaacTCTATATCAAAAATATGGGATTCGATTGAACTCGATAATTATACTCTCAGTCTGCAACTGCTTATTTTGTGAAGCTCGTTTGGATTTATTTTTAtgccttttttcttctttatataAAGGGCATGTCttaagtcaaaattcacttaggattttgcctcaacaaacattcagggaaagttctagaccaatggctcgggacttggacttacAATGCAATTTcccaccacacaagctatgggatagCTAAAGACATGGAGTCGGGGGCCCATGATGCATAAAGTATTTTGCGTTCATGCAGGGTAAGGGAAAGGGTCGCAACCTAAAGAATGTGACGTAGACAACTTACCCTTACACAAGCATTAGTGGTTGCTTCCACGGCTTGGACTCGTGACCTATAAATCAAAAGGGGCAACTTTACTGTAGCTCCAAGGTTCCCCTTCCAATTTATATATTATTTCTATATAAAATCCAATTTTTCTTCTTTCCATATAAAATCTAAATCTCATGAGCATTTCCATAATAGGACTATAGACTATATACTAAGTACGTTAAACACTACATATATCTACTTACCTAGCAGTCGCTAGCTATTTATAATTTCATACATATACATAGTGATACCTTTTGTTACTTTCTTTCTTTGTGGAACCCCACTTATTCTACTCAATTTTGGGAAAATACCAGTAATCTTTCTCTTTCTATGCAGGTGGCTGGCTCTTCTCGTTGTATAGTAAAAATTGCCCCCACCATAACTACATAAAATGACATTCCAACGTTAATCTTAGTTATATATTTTTGTAAATCAAATGCcatcttttttgtatttttctcatGTGTCCCCCTTCATTTTTTTCTTGACTTGTATAAGTTCCTCTGTCTGTCTTTCTCTGTCTCTGCACTTACATTTAATTATTCATGTACTAGTTTTCTGCTATATAGTAAGAGTAGGacaaaacaaaaaattatttCTATGCCAGACGACATGAGTATTTCTGTAAATGGACAATCTCAAGTTCCACCTGGATTTAGATTCCATCCAACTGAAGAGGAACTACTTCAGTACTACTTGAAGAAGAAAGTTGCAAATGAGAAAATTGATTTGGATGTTATCCAAGAAGTTGATCTCAATAAGCTTGAGCCTTGGGATATTCAAGGTATATGTGTTACATATTCGCCAACTTACATACACTGACAGACGTTTTTAGCATGTTGTGGCATGTAAGTTTTAACATGTTAGTACCATGTAATTTGCCTAATAATTTTCTAGGTTACTGATCCCGATTACATGCCGTTATCATTTAGGTGGTCTATAATTTCTAGTGGTGGAGCACCCATTCCCTTTGACCAGATTTAGTAAATTGGTATAGACAATTATAAAACTATTTGGATAAATATTGAGGGAGCATCTACAACTAAACTTCTTTTTCCGCTTCTTTCCGAAATTTTACTAACGAATACCTATGACTTTACAATTCTGAATCCGCCGCCGAATTTCTGAATTCTTCTACGTCGTTGGTGTATTGAAGTTAAActcaaatatttttctttttcatcactcatgaatttagctttaaaaatttTATGGGATGAATAAGAGGGCACTTTTTCTAACTTTTGCAGAGAAATGCAAAATTGGATCAACTCCACAAAATGATTGGTATTTTTTCAGTCACAAGGATAAAAAGTATCCCACAGGAACAAGGACAAACAGAGCAACTGCTGCTGGATTTTGGAAAGCTACAGGGCGTGACAAAGTCATATATTCTAATTCTAGAAGGATTGGTATGAGAAAGACTCTGGTTTTCTACAAAGGCAGAGCTCCTCATGGACAAAAATCTGACTGGATTATGCATGAGTATAGATTGGATGATCACATCAATGATCACTCTTGTAATATTGTAAGTAAATCACACTTACTTTCTCTCCTAAATTTGCTATTCcctctattttattttatatggtattattttttttagtctGTCTTGTATTTTCTTGTTTGTAGAGTTATATTTCTACGGGTTATTTGTTTCGTTTCAGTTATTTTATTATACCATTGTTATTATTTACTATTGTTATTGCTTCTTTTCATTTGTTCTTGAGTCGAAGGTGTTCGGAAACATCCTTTCTAGctccacaaggtaggggtaagatttGTATAAACACACCCTCCCAAGCTACTGGATATGTTGTTATTGATGTTATGTTTTTTTTAGTCCCTttcaaaaatacatattttttatatttgaaaactgCTTTATTTTAAGTTTCTGATTTACCTTTAATGACATGCTTTTATAGAGATGAAAATATCATGATATATTTTTAAATAGCAAGTACTGATAGTAAATTTTGTATGtgttaaaagtctttctttcttaAATTATGTACATAATCGAACACCATCATAAAAATGAAACGGAGGAAGAACTTCGTCTGTATCGCCATTATTTTACTATTATTACACTTTCAATATAAAATTGAACTCTTTAACAAATTACTTGATTTTTATTGTGATTTTAAGGTTTGTAATGTTGCAATGGGAGAGTCAACACAAGAAGAAGGTTGGGTTGTTTGTCGCATATTCAAGaagaaaaatcacttcaaatcTCTTGAAATGGTCAATCCCTCAATTTCAGACACAAGAATAAATCAAAGACTCTATCCTAATGATGAAGGAGCTTTAGAACAACTACTTCAATATATGAGAAATACATGCAAAGAAGAAAACCATGCAAATTATGACCTAAATTTCAATGACAAATTCATGCAACTTCCAACCCTAGATAGCCCAAATTCCTCTTATGGAGATTTTCCAAAGTCTATAAATTCTGAAGGAGGTTTGAATAATTGGATTGCTGTTGATCGTCTTGTAGCTTCACATCTTAATGGCCAAACAAATGACAATTATAATCATGATTATCAGCACCAATACAATAGCAATGGAGGAGGTGGCAGTACTAATCATGATTATAATGAAGAGTGTGATCTTTGGAGTTTTTCAAGAGTTTCAACTAATGATCACTCGTTATGCCACGTGTCTAATATTCCTGTCTGATGGGACGAACCGAAGGAGGACAACAATTATACTTAATAATCATGTTTTGTATTAAAGTCATAATGTTTAATCATGATATATTGTGTTTGATGTAAATAATATATACTCTTTTACATAATTAAAGTTGGGTCTATAGAAAATGGAGTGGCTTTTTCATCCATTGTAAATAAATTTACTACCACGTTTATTGTATTAGTCGGCAGCTAGCATTGAGTTTTATGTTGATTTGGTGTAGTTTGAAAGGATTGTTGCATGGTTCAAGATGTAAATACATAAGATATAAACCTTCATTGCATGTACATAAATTTAGACATATTTAATCATTAAATTTTAGTGATAGACGCTTTATATAAATAGAGCTAGTTTAATCCAATTACTAAAGCTATTTGAAGAATAATCTAAACCATGCAATACATGTAGTTAATTATGCGCGGGGAGGAGCTAGGTGGTCGGAAGGGATTAGGCTGAACCCCTTCGACGAAAATTATATTGTTTATATAAggttaattttatatatatatgatattgaAACTCCTTAGCTTCTTCACTTGTTTAGGTTTTAAATTTTTGAATCTGAAAATCCTGCTTCGTCAGGTATCCTGTCTACACTTAAATAGCGTGTCATCCACACTTAAATATACGAGTAGGTATAAAAATTAAATGCTCGTTTCAATTATTAGTGCTATATTATGATGAATATCTGAACGGTATGCTATATGTATATCGATTTCAAAGCGGAATTGTATGGTATTATCTGTTTTCTGATCACTATGACTTGCCACTTCAAAAATCAAAGTGGATTTTTAACCATATGTTATCAATTTGCGTTTCTAGATATTGCAGCTTTATAGTTTGGTAATGTGCTCCTTCCGTCTCATAATATGTGTCATAATTCTCTTGGGCACGCCACTTAAGAAAGAATAGTTTTTGACTACTTTACCTTTATTAAATGTTTTCTCAATTTACGTGTCATTTCTAGTAATTACATTATACATATTTTTATTAAATGTGAATGCAATTGATTATTaaagataaaaaaggaaaaatagtaaTTAAATTTGTCTTGAACTTTTAtgataaataatttgagacaactatttatagtaaccacgacacttaccaaTAAGCAGTCATATTCATTGATTGGGATTTTCCATCACTTCTCTAACAGCATAAACGACTAAAATAAGCCACtgataatgaaattaaaaacGACACCTGCAATTTTCCCAATTCCCGTGCATGGAAAAAGGTTTTCCAAAGCCGTGGGCTATTACGGTGTTTTTGGAACTCTATGAATTTAAggcaaattttcaaaaaataacgGAACATTGAAGTCAACAAAGgggaaaaaacaagaagaaaatttTAGATGCTTGATGTGCTCAACATTAATGTCAAGCTTCGTGCATGAAACTTTTTATGATATTTCTCATCCACATGAAGAAATGGAGCTTTGGACTTTGGAGCAACAACAAAATTGTTTTTGTATAATCTATAGGTTAAGGTAGGAGTGGTAAACGGGTAAGTCGGGTCGGATATAGTTCgggtcgaaaacgggtaatgaaaaaacggataaattatccgatccgacccatatttaatacggataaaaaacggattaaccggcggataatatgagtaaccatattatccatgacttcttacatatgatcacttttgggataaTTCTATGTTtctctaacttgaggaacccccaagttgaggctttacaaatataaaagttagacccattggttatccattttctaaatggataattaatatggttcttatccatatttgacccgtttttaaaaaattcattatccaacccatattttagtggataatatgggtggttaactgttttcttttaaccattttgctaCCCCCCAGGTTAATGGTTCGAGCCGTGAAAGCATCAACTAATATTTGCATTAGTTTAGACTGTCTACATTACATCCCTTGGGTACTAGGAGCGGATACATCATACAACTACCGGATTCAACTGAACTCAGTACTTTCGACGTGGAGCATATATTTATGTGTAAAAAACTACTAAAATTACAATGAATAGTAGATATGAATCCATATCTACTTAAACACCGAACCCATAGAACTAAAATCCTAAATCCGTCTTTGTTGGATACGACCCTTCCCAAACTCTACGTAAAATACCCTTTTATCTCGTCCACATGAAAGATGTTTCTTGTTTTACTTTGACTATTGTACTCTAGATTTTGATAATATTTGTTATGCGTCTCAACTAATTGAGCATAAAGATCTCTTAgcattttttgagtttttctaattaaaacaTATACCGTAGAACTTGGGTATCTCAATCTGGTCaagatcaacaacaacaacaatctgGTCAAGATCCGTATTATATATAAATGTAACAGCATGCACTGATCAATCGCTAATAAAATGGGCTTTTTTTTTGGGTTGAGGAAGAAGATGGTTCTTGCCACTTTACTATtagaaatctttttttttttttttttgctcaatAAGAAAGTGAATTTGGTTGATTTTTGAAGTTTGATTTATATTTTATCGACTTGCTAGGCgctctaatttttttttaaataatattcaaGAATAAAGTCTTCTATTACAATTCAGAGAGATCTCAACCAACCGCCGACTTTAACTATCGTCCGTCCACACTAGAATAAATAAGTTTTCCGAAACAACCTCTTGGGGTTATCATATACTTGGAGGATGAAAAAATATATACACTAAAAAGGGAAAAGAATAACTGAAAGGTAATCGATTGGTCACTCGTCAAAAAATTTCATTGACGAGAATTAAACGGAGATATATTATATATTCCCTTTGTCCTAATTTATATGACAATTTTTTCTTTTAGAGATTCAAACTTTTTAATTTTGATCGTATAATTGAACATGAAATCTTTAAGTTTTTCGAAATAAAATTTACATACTGAAAACTATGTAAATAAATATTATGTCACAATACAAGTCATATGAAGAAAAAACTCATTTGACTCTTGAAAATCGAACACTGTCACGTAAATTGGCATAACGGGAGTACTGCATGATTATATTATGTAAATTTGAGTTTATGATAGAGTTGAGTCTCGTTGAACTTTTCCGGAGCTTCACATGCTTTTGCATATATGCATTCTTTGACCAttaatatacaacaacaacaacaacaacaacaatccaataAGATTCCACTAATATGGTCTGGGAAGGGTAgcgtgtatgcagaccttacccctactccgaaggggtagagagattgtttccgaaagaccctcggctcaagaaaacaaaaggaCAAAAGGAGACAAGATTAGTATCACCATAGAAGTCATAGGTaaaataggaacaacatgaaatccagaagaaagatgcaaagcaaagCAAAAGTGATAGCTAGTAAATAGAACCTGCACCGAAAAGCGAAATAGTAAGATACAACGTTGCCACTAGCTGTCTTAGACAAAAACTCTACCAGACTAGTCTCACAAAGGTACGAAATAAAGCAAGACTCAattacctcctaacctacaactctaatactcgacctccacatcttcttatcaagtgtcatgtcctcggaaatctgaagcctacctctcctcaatacttcttaggccgccctctacctcttctcgtgccctccacaaccagccgctcacacctccttaccggagcatccAGGCTTCTCCTCTAACATGCCCGAACCATGTGaacctcgcttcccgcatcttgccatcaatgggagccacgttcaccttctcccgaatatcattattcctaatcttatccatcctagtatgcccacacatccacctcaacatcctcatttctgctactttcatcttctagatatgtgagttcttaaccatTAATACGAAGGTTGTATATGTttttaatttctttcttgaatATCACAACATCAAAAGTTATTTCACTAGAGCGGGAAAATGCGCGTTATCTACATTTTCAAcaagatgatgtatttatttaggGGTTTTGGCATGGTATAACAACATACTCATATAATTGGCAGAAAATAGCCCTAGTTATAGATATTGGCATCAAATAGCCATTAAATGTACATCAcaacctttttttcttctttgtctaTATCAACatgtatattaaaattttatttttttgtatataaataatattattctttgtatatcaataatataaaattatatatatagttATTGCTGCCTTTATATCAATGTATATCACAATAAAAATATTGTATTATTAATTTGTATATCACAACGTATAGCACATCGGACATGTGTATACCAAAATAGATATCAtaagtttatttttcttctttgtgtatatcaaaaatttacttttctttctataccaaaatattatttacttccacaattatatttattatttttatattttaggacTTGCTTAAACATGCtatatcaaaaatttattttccttttttgataaatgattaataattatattatttatatattacAGTGTATAACACAATAATAATGTGTATAGCAAAAacatttattaaaattttatttttcttctttgtatAACACATTTCAGATTGAAAACTCAAGTTCAAGATAACTTCACATGTGTATCCTCTATTGTAACACGTGTATATCTCTATGTACATCAGTGATATCtcatgtatattatgtatatcTGTGTATATCCATGAAAATTTGTGTTATATATACGATATACAATGTGATATACACGGGCGTCCATAAAAAATTATGTTGTATACATGATATACAAAGTGATATACACAGACGTCCTAAGAACTTGTGTGTGATATACACTGATGTACACGATATACAACGTGATATACACTGATGTACACGATATACAACGTGATATACACATGTCGTAGTTGGatgtttaggtctgattttttACCTGAAACCAGTCTAAATCACTTCTAAActtgctcaaattttgtatatagctTAGTTTAGGTATTTTCAACCAATTTCAATCACACCCATTCATTCAATCCAATCAAAAaaggaagagagaagaaaaacaaagttaaaatatattttttttctcttagtttttgctaatcttgctcaaattttgtatatatcCTCATTTAGGTATATTAAACCAATTTCAATCACACCCACTCATTCAATccaaccaaaaaaaagaagagagaagaaaaacaaagttaaaatatatttttttctctcttagttTTTGCTTCTGATTTTCTCTGGGTGAGATCAATCTTACCTTTTCATCCTACTAATTTTTTTTTGCATAATTTGCAAGAATTTTTGCTAAATtatgagagagaaaaagaagagataaaAGAAGAAATACAAAGAGAGAAAGGGGAAGGGAAGCCAAAATAAGcgtgtagttttttttttttagaaagaatACAAAAGatagtagttttttttttaagaCTTGGCTAAATGCCAATTGTTTGGGGCTATCTTTGCCAACCCTAATATAAGGCTAAAAAATTACCAATTTCTATTATGTGTTGTTATAGGATGCCAACTTTTCATTTATTTAtgggaaaatttcacataagaaTAATTGGGCTccctactttttaattttatagctcatatttcaatttacaacaaacaagcccaaaaataataggctaaaattTAACATCCAACTCTAATAGGTTCtagaaattactatttaatttttaaaaaagattgttcaagcttttaagttaattttcgaatcagtaactgtaactcaaatattagttcaaaaacccaaatccatttgggtggtgaaaattaaatttttaacaagcttaaatatgtgggtttaaattccaAATTTGATTTTAGTGAGAAATTTGGATTgtgtgttatttagacttgttagaaatagtataaggaggttgtatataaaacttgaagtcatttcatagagatttggactggttttgaacaagaattgcaactgaaaatcgtgaaaGAAGTTTGTCTAtagacgcttgtataaaggtgtataaaagtgtataatagtgcATAAGATGTATTTATACAGTCATATACACTAGTATTATACAAGATTacacataattatacaaaaaaactaAATTCGccttcttccttgcgtcttttctgaaatttaactcaaatctactccaaattacttccaatttaaattttgaactccttttgatattttcaatcaattggaacaacactcaatccaaacaactaacaaactcaaaaaatcctATTTTCGAAAACAAAGCATCGAAAGGCTTTCAATGGTGAACTTCTACtgttcaattttcttacattgcaaccagGTGACCTGGGAGGGGGGCAAAAAATACACGGCCCTTGAAGCATATTAGAAGatttgagaagaagagagagtgaaagtaATGGTTATAAGAACACATATTTAACTCCATAACTTTTTaaagcaatggttgtaagaacacagattttgaatttgctagtgctttcaaaatatgtacaatatggctaggccgggtaaaacttaaaaacatgagtcattttttgttatggtgtgaagtcacgtgtattttttttttgtaattctttctatattatttatttattacggACGTACTTATCTATTTATTAAATAATATTGTACATTAATTTCCAAGGAAACCCTCTTTTATAATCGTTTCATTAATACAGTACGTGTTTTCTGGCACTGCAGTCGGATAAGGTAAAGAACAAGAGCGAAACTTTTTTTCTGTTACCAAAGATAGATATTATATTAAACAAACATATGCATACAAAGATTTTTGTGCTCAGGTAGTACCATATTACAAGGTAACTCATTACTAGTACTAACTATATTATTTGTAATTACAATATGTGAGATATCATTACAACATTCAAAAATATTACTAGTACTAGCTATATTGTTTGTAGAACAAGAGCGAAACTTAAACTTCACACGGTACAAAATAGCAttctgaaaagaaaaaaaagtaatatAAACAATATAAATGACATACTTTTCTTATTAATcagttccaaaaagaatgacacattttcatatttagaaacaatttaactttaaactttttattttacctACTCTATTTTagtgagaaacttttataaccacacaaatatcatgGACCCACTAAATTTTTGCCCCTTAAGCTTTTAGCACCACatgtttcaaaagtcttcttcttttttcttaaaactTTGTGCCAAACTACATTATTTAAGTTGAAACGAATAGAGTAGATCATCAGGGACAGAGCCAAAAGTGTCTATTGCGAATTCGAGTAAACTCTGTAGTTTTGGTTCAAACTTTATATTGGTCTTTAAAAATTCAATGATTATGTATAATTTTTTATTGCAGAACCCAATAACTTAAAAGAATTAAACTTTCGAACCCACAAACTTAAAATTTTGGCTCCTCTAGATCATTCGATAAAAACAACTACTCAAGGGGCAATGTCAAATAAAGACAGAATATTGCTTCGCATTTATAATCCGAAAATAGTCCAAAATTGTCCTTGTAGAAACTGAAATTATTCTATGTTGCTCTTTGTTTTTGGTCGAGCCATATTCTTACTATTAACAAATTATTTTGTATTTGTTCCTACCATTAATATCGCTCCTAGGCGAAATCAGTCGACTCCACGTATTCAAAATTT
This region includes:
- the LOC104239123 gene encoding NAC domain-containing protein 43-like, whose protein sequence is MPDDMSISVNGQSQVPPGFRFHPTEEELLQYYLKKKVANEKIDLDVIQEVDLNKLEPWDIQEKCKIGSTPQNDWYFFSHKDKKYPTGTRTNRATAAGFWKATGRDKVIYSNSRRIGMRKTLVFYKGRAPHGQKSDWIMHEYRLDDHINDHSCNIVCNVAMGESTQEEGWVVCRIFKKKNHFKSLEMVNPSISDTRINQRLYPNDEGALEQLLQYMRNTCKEENHANYDLNFNDKFMQLPTLDSPNSSYGDFPKSINSEGGLNNWIAVDRLVASHLNGQTNDNYNHDYQHQYNSNGGGGSTNHDYNEECDLWSFSRVSTNDHSLCHVSNIPV